A DNA window from Alicyclobacillus vulcanalis contains the following coding sequences:
- the yqeH gene encoding ribosome biogenesis GTPase YqeH, translated as MTEARVCVGCGAVLQSEDERMPGYVPESHRDREDVLCRRCFRIRHYGEFAPVVVDEATYQRQVGAIFDRPGLVLYVVDVFDLAGSLIPSARRFVASSDVVVVVNKVDLLPADVEYEALADWIRDEVRASGVEPVDVAFVSAEKRRGVPRLADRVAREVHRPVYVIGMANVGKSTLLNAMIEQLSERKQPFTVSRRPGTTLAMSSVHIQGPYGEVELVDTPGLMYTSRVIERLCGDCLKWVVPRTRLRPRVYQLNPGQALFLGGFVRLETIGGERQSVVLYVANDLPVHRTKRERADAFFAEHRFDLLKVPCEACADAFNDTRTWLLASPPRRDADFSLGKRGADIVLPGLGWVAWTGRRTLARIEAPAWLKLSSRPRLVGVLAHRRPPSHGGDER; from the coding sequence ATGACTGAGGCGCGCGTGTGTGTGGGCTGCGGAGCGGTGCTCCAGTCGGAAGACGAGCGAATGCCTGGGTATGTCCCGGAGAGCCATCGGGATCGCGAAGACGTTTTGTGCAGGCGCTGTTTCCGCATTCGTCATTACGGGGAATTTGCACCCGTCGTCGTCGATGAAGCGACCTATCAGCGTCAGGTCGGGGCCATCTTCGATCGCCCAGGGCTTGTGTTGTACGTAGTGGACGTGTTCGATCTCGCCGGAAGCTTGATTCCGAGCGCCCGCCGGTTCGTCGCATCGAGCGACGTCGTGGTCGTGGTCAACAAGGTGGACCTTCTTCCTGCGGATGTGGAATACGAGGCGCTTGCGGACTGGATCCGGGATGAGGTGCGCGCCTCCGGCGTGGAGCCCGTCGATGTCGCGTTCGTCAGCGCGGAGAAGCGGCGCGGCGTCCCTCGGTTGGCCGACCGCGTGGCGCGGGAAGTCCACCGCCCAGTCTACGTGATCGGCATGGCCAACGTGGGCAAGTCGACGCTCCTGAACGCGATGATCGAGCAGCTGTCGGAGCGGAAGCAGCCGTTCACTGTGTCTCGACGGCCGGGAACGACGCTCGCCATGTCGAGCGTGCACATCCAAGGGCCGTATGGAGAGGTGGAGCTCGTCGACACGCCTGGGCTCATGTACACCTCGCGCGTCATCGAGCGGTTGTGTGGCGACTGCTTGAAGTGGGTTGTGCCGCGGACGCGCCTGCGCCCGCGCGTGTATCAATTGAACCCGGGACAAGCCCTTTTCTTGGGCGGCTTCGTCCGGCTCGAGACCATTGGCGGCGAGCGCCAGAGTGTCGTCTTGTACGTCGCGAACGATCTCCCGGTCCATCGCACCAAGCGGGAGCGGGCCGACGCGTTTTTTGCGGAACACCGCTTCGACCTGCTCAAGGTCCCGTGCGAAGCGTGCGCGGACGCGTTCAACGACACGCGCACGTGGCTTTTGGCCTCTCCGCCTCGGCGCGATGCGGATTTCTCCCTCGGCAAGCGGGGTGCCGACATCGTGTTGCCGGGGCTCGGCTGGGTGGCCTGGACGGGACGGCGAACACTCGCGCGGATCGAGGCGCCCGCATGGCTGAAGCTTTCCAGCCGCCCGAGGCTCGTCGGCGTGCTCGCGCATCGGCGCCCACCTTCCCACGGGGGTGATGAGCGGTGA
- a CDS encoding YqeG family HAD IIIA-type phosphatase — translation MRSLAWLSRLMPDEYVASIYDIDLDALWRRGIRLILTDLDNTLVPWNHPDVPTELAAWLRDVNARGFHVCILSNNGEDRVGAFSKLCGIPAVSAAGKPKSRGFLQALRRFEMPPEAAAMIGDQLFTDIQGAKRLGMYAILVLPQHSVEWWGTKISRMAERVVLRRLEARGLRRPQVDSDRRRGND, via the coding sequence GTGAGGAGTTTGGCCTGGCTCTCGCGGCTCATGCCGGACGAGTACGTGGCATCTATCTATGATATCGATCTCGACGCACTTTGGCGGCGGGGGATTCGCCTCATTCTCACAGATCTGGACAACACCCTGGTGCCGTGGAATCACCCCGACGTCCCAACGGAGCTCGCAGCGTGGCTGCGGGACGTGAACGCGCGCGGCTTTCATGTGTGCATACTCTCCAATAATGGCGAGGATCGCGTCGGAGCGTTTTCCAAGCTGTGCGGTATCCCCGCGGTATCCGCCGCGGGCAAGCCCAAGTCGCGGGGGTTCTTGCAGGCGCTCCGCCGTTTCGAGATGCCTCCAGAAGCTGCCGCCATGATCGGCGACCAGCTGTTCACGGACATCCAAGGCGCGAAACGGCTCGGTATGTACGCCATCCTCGTGCTCCCACAACATTCGGTGGAGTGGTGGGGCACCAAGATTTCGCGCATGGCGGAGCGCGTGGTGTTGCGGCGCCTGGAGGCGCGGGGATTGCGGCGCCCACAGGTGGACTCAGACAGGAGGCGTGGGAATGACTGA
- the sigK gene encoding RNA polymerase sporulation sigma factor SigK — protein sequence MPGLLTLLALVLKDVSLFVSYVKQGAFPHPLTPEEEEQAIRAYLAGDGQARNRLIEHNLRLVAHLAKKYESSGEDLDDLISIGTIGLIKAVESYRPDKGTKLATYAARCIENEILMYLRSNKKHRRDAFLSDPVGTDKDGNEMTLADLLGSDPDDVIDAVDMSWEKQKMFECLPLLAPREREVLCKRFGLPDGEERTQREIAKELGISRSYVSRIEQKAIVKLYESMRQRKSASSNADA from the coding sequence GTGCCCGGCTTGCTGACGTTGTTGGCGCTGGTACTCAAGGACGTCTCTCTTTTCGTCTCGTATGTCAAGCAGGGCGCTTTTCCGCATCCGCTCACTCCCGAAGAGGAGGAGCAGGCGATTCGCGCCTATCTCGCGGGAGACGGCCAGGCGCGCAACCGGTTGATTGAGCACAACCTTCGTCTTGTGGCGCATTTGGCGAAGAAATACGAGTCGTCCGGTGAAGATTTGGACGATCTCATCTCCATCGGCACCATCGGGCTCATCAAGGCTGTCGAGAGCTACCGGCCCGACAAGGGGACCAAACTGGCGACGTACGCCGCGCGCTGCATCGAAAATGAGATTCTCATGTACCTGCGCAGCAACAAGAAGCATCGCCGCGACGCGTTCCTGTCCGATCCCGTCGGGACTGACAAAGACGGCAACGAGATGACGCTCGCGGATTTGCTGGGATCCGACCCGGACGACGTGATCGACGCCGTGGATATGTCCTGGGAAAAGCAGAAGATGTTCGAGTGCTTGCCGCTTCTCGCACCGCGGGAGCGGGAGGTGTTGTGTAAGCGATTTGGGCTGCCGGACGGTGAGGAACGCACGCAGAGGGAAATTGCGAAGGAACTGGGTATTTCGCGCAGCTATGTGTCTCGGATTGAGCAAAAGGCAATTGTGAAGCTGTACGAAAGCATGCGCCAGCGCAAATCGGCGAGTTCGAACGCCGACGCCTGA
- the mltG gene encoding endolytic transglycosylase MltG, translated as MSNQPSSARRGLWIGLAALALVVVGVLSFGAWFRGALRPVSARAPFVRFEVKPGDTVATVALRLKAMGLVRSATAFRLYGRLHGQRPILAGTYAVSADESAAQIYEQMTTGETVPDVVNVTIPPGYDIVDIAARLAQDGVCSEAAFLKAVQANDYHQAFLKQLAGRRDVRYRLEGYLFPDTYQFYRNENPVDVVNEMLNDFAARVLTPENEAAMRKDQLTLNEAITEASLVENEAEVASERPLIASVIDNRMKLGMRLQIDATVDYAIGRHLTVVTDADIMDAKNPYNTYLYNGLPPGPICSPSLASIEAVLHPAHTKYLYYVAKGNGTGEHYFAETYSQQLHNEMLREQNLKHRADATSGH; from the coding sequence ATGTCGAACCAGCCATCAAGCGCGAGGCGCGGCCTGTGGATAGGGCTTGCGGCCTTGGCGCTTGTGGTCGTGGGCGTGTTGAGTTTCGGCGCGTGGTTTCGCGGTGCCCTCCGGCCGGTGTCCGCTCGGGCCCCGTTCGTTCGGTTCGAAGTCAAACCCGGGGATACGGTGGCGACGGTGGCGCTCCGGCTGAAAGCGATGGGCCTGGTGCGCAGCGCCACCGCGTTTCGGCTGTACGGGCGTCTGCACGGGCAAAGGCCCATTTTGGCCGGCACGTACGCGGTCTCGGCGGATGAGTCGGCGGCCCAAATCTACGAACAGATGACGACGGGCGAGACGGTGCCTGACGTGGTCAACGTCACCATTCCGCCGGGATATGACATCGTGGACATCGCGGCGCGGCTCGCACAGGATGGCGTGTGCAGCGAAGCCGCCTTTCTCAAGGCGGTTCAGGCCAACGACTACCATCAGGCGTTCCTGAAGCAACTTGCGGGGCGGCGCGATGTTCGCTATCGACTTGAGGGTTACCTGTTTCCCGATACGTACCAGTTTTACAGAAATGAAAACCCGGTCGACGTGGTGAACGAGATGCTGAACGATTTTGCGGCGCGCGTATTGACGCCGGAAAACGAGGCGGCGATGCGCAAGGACCAACTCACGCTGAACGAGGCCATCACGGAGGCTTCGCTCGTGGAAAATGAGGCCGAGGTCGCGTCCGAGCGGCCGCTCATTGCGAGCGTGATCGACAACCGGATGAAGCTCGGCATGCGGCTGCAAATCGACGCCACGGTCGACTACGCCATCGGCCGGCACCTGACGGTCGTCACCGATGCGGACATCATGGATGCCAAGAACCCGTACAACACGTACCTGTACAACGGCTTGCCGCCTGGGCCCATCTGCAGCCCAAGCTTGGCAAGCATTGAAGCGGTGCTTCATCCTGCGCACACCAAGTACCTTTACTACGTGGCCAAGGGCAATGGCACGGGAGAGCACTACTTCGCGGAAACCTACAGCCAACAATTGCACAACGAGATGCTGCGCGAGCAGAATCTGAAGCACAGGGCCGATGCCACAAGCGGGCATTAG
- the ruvX gene encoding Holliday junction resolvase RuvX: MAIDFGERRIGVALSDPLGIIAQPYGVIVRQSDRQAADDVAAVARREEVGRIVVGRPLHMSGQPSDMTARAEKFARLLAARTGLPVDLYDERLTTVSAERALIEQNVRRRERKAAVDAAAAQVLLEDYLKSRRQADGASSEPEGNPDVGR; this comes from the coding sequence ATGGCGATTGACTTCGGCGAGCGGCGCATCGGCGTCGCCTTGTCGGATCCCTTGGGCATCATCGCACAGCCGTACGGCGTGATTGTGCGCCAGTCGGACCGGCAGGCAGCGGACGACGTGGCGGCTGTGGCTCGCAGGGAAGAGGTGGGGCGGATCGTCGTGGGACGGCCGCTGCACATGTCGGGCCAGCCGTCCGACATGACGGCGCGCGCGGAGAAATTCGCGCGCCTGCTGGCCGCGCGGACAGGCTTGCCGGTGGATTTGTACGACGAGCGGCTGACCACGGTGAGCGCGGAGCGCGCGCTCATCGAGCAGAATGTGAGGCGCAGGGAGCGCAAGGCCGCCGTGGACGCCGCCGCGGCACAGGTCTTGCTGGAGGACTATCTCAAGTCGCGCCGGCAGGCGGATGGCGCGAGCTCGGAGCCGGAAGGGAATCCGGACGTTGGAAGGTGA
- a CDS encoding IreB family regulatory phosphoprotein: MGQDFDSTMRFASKSGNPEVRRAFQVAYRALKEKGYNPVYQIAGYLISGDPAYITSHMDARNTIRRIERDDLIEELVRAYAALYGDANDGD; the protein is encoded by the coding sequence GTGGGACAAGATTTTGACAGCACGATGCGGTTTGCGTCGAAGTCAGGGAATCCCGAGGTGCGGCGCGCGTTTCAAGTTGCATACCGCGCCCTCAAGGAAAAGGGGTACAATCCCGTGTATCAAATTGCCGGGTACCTCATTTCGGGCGATCCGGCTTACATCACGAGTCATATGGATGCGCGCAATACCATCCGGCGCATCGAGCGAGACGACCTCATCGAGGAGCTCGTGCGGGCGTATGCCGCACTGTACGGCGATGCGAACGATGGCGATTGA
- the alaS gene encoding alanine--tRNA ligase: protein MKSLTGQEIRRAFKAFFAERGHMVLPSFPLVPKDDPTLLWINAGMAPLKPYFDGREIPEVPRIVDAQKCIRTNDIEEVGHTARHQTFFEMLGNFSFGDYFKLEAITWAWEFLTGVLELDPERISVTIHEEDDEAFEVWHRRVGLPESRIYRGKEDNFWEIGEGPCGPCSEIFYDRGEAYGCGSPDCKPGCDCDRFLEIWNLVFTQFNKNADGSYSPLPKKNIDTGSGLERLASILQDVSNNFETDLFRPIIDRAAELAGRPYGRSAEDDVHLKIIADHVRTVTFAIGDGVLPSNEGRGYIIRRLLRRAVRSGRKLGVERPFLYELVGVVDRIMGDDYPEVREKRALIERVVRTEEERFLQTLAAGEELLNRMIDELKARGETVLAGEAAFRLYDTYGFPIDLTVEIARESGLTVDRDGFERELEEQRSRAREARQVAEGMQSQRGALETFTEPSRFVGYDELTVDASIVGLFKDGDRVDGLAIGEEGQVILDVTPFYAESGGQVADRGEIVGENGKAEVLDVQKAPHGQHVMRVRVVDGSLLQGDSVRAHVDEAFRRDIVKNHTATHLLHKALRDVLGTHVAQAGSLVEPERLRFDFSHFGPLTDEELAEVERRVNDEIWRDHAVRIREMDLDEAKALGAMALFGEKYGQRVRVVEAGESIELCGGCHVPRTGVIGQFLITSETGIASGTRRIEAVTGRYAYQVARERQERLRQVADALKTNVTTVVERAQRVVQEVRELERELESAKARLAHARVEELVASVETVAGIPVIRAALSDLDMDGLRQLVDEVKARVDSVVVVLGSAYRGKVQFVAYVSKDWQARGLHAGEIVKQVAAVTGGGGGGRPDLAQAGGRDASKLGEAVQKVGEILKQVAGNQAH from the coding sequence ATGAAATCGCTCACTGGACAAGAAATTCGCCGCGCGTTTAAAGCGTTTTTCGCCGAGCGCGGCCACATGGTACTGCCGAGCTTCCCGCTCGTTCCGAAGGACGATCCGACACTGCTCTGGATCAACGCGGGCATGGCGCCGCTGAAGCCGTACTTCGATGGTCGCGAGATTCCCGAAGTGCCGCGCATCGTCGATGCCCAGAAGTGCATTCGCACGAATGACATCGAAGAAGTGGGACACACGGCGCGGCATCAGACGTTCTTTGAAATGCTCGGCAACTTCTCATTTGGCGACTACTTCAAGCTCGAGGCCATCACCTGGGCTTGGGAGTTTCTCACGGGTGTCTTGGAACTTGATCCTGAGCGCATCTCCGTCACCATTCACGAGGAGGACGACGAGGCGTTCGAGGTCTGGCATCGCCGCGTCGGCCTGCCCGAGTCCCGCATTTACCGCGGCAAGGAGGACAACTTCTGGGAGATCGGCGAAGGGCCTTGCGGTCCGTGTTCGGAAATCTTTTACGATCGCGGCGAGGCCTACGGCTGCGGCTCCCCCGACTGCAAGCCGGGCTGCGACTGCGATCGGTTTCTCGAAATTTGGAACCTCGTCTTCACGCAGTTCAATAAAAACGCTGACGGATCGTACTCGCCGCTCCCCAAGAAAAATATCGACACGGGCTCGGGCCTGGAACGCTTGGCGAGCATCCTGCAGGACGTCTCGAACAACTTTGAGACGGATCTGTTCCGGCCGATTATCGATCGCGCCGCTGAACTCGCGGGGCGCCCGTACGGTCGATCGGCTGAGGACGACGTCCACCTGAAGATTATTGCCGATCACGTCCGCACGGTGACGTTCGCCATCGGCGACGGCGTGCTTCCTTCGAATGAGGGCCGCGGGTACATCATCCGCCGCCTCCTGCGCCGTGCGGTGCGCAGCGGCCGCAAGCTCGGCGTCGAACGGCCGTTCTTGTACGAACTCGTGGGCGTGGTGGACCGCATCATGGGCGACGACTACCCCGAGGTGCGCGAAAAGCGCGCGCTCATCGAGCGGGTTGTCCGGACCGAGGAGGAGCGGTTCTTGCAGACGCTCGCCGCGGGCGAGGAGCTTTTGAACCGCATGATCGACGAGCTGAAGGCGCGCGGCGAGACCGTGCTGGCGGGCGAAGCGGCGTTCCGGCTGTACGACACCTATGGCTTCCCCATCGATCTCACCGTCGAGATCGCCCGCGAATCGGGGTTGACGGTGGACCGAGACGGATTCGAGCGCGAGCTCGAGGAACAGCGCTCGCGGGCCCGCGAGGCGCGCCAGGTGGCGGAGGGCATGCAGAGCCAGCGCGGGGCGCTCGAGACGTTCACCGAGCCGTCGCGCTTCGTCGGCTACGACGAGTTGACCGTGGACGCGAGCATCGTCGGCCTGTTCAAGGACGGGGATCGCGTCGACGGGCTTGCCATCGGCGAGGAGGGGCAGGTCATCCTCGATGTCACGCCGTTTTACGCAGAGAGCGGCGGACAGGTGGCCGATCGCGGCGAGATCGTCGGCGAGAACGGCAAGGCGGAGGTGCTCGACGTTCAGAAGGCGCCGCATGGCCAGCACGTCATGCGGGTGCGCGTCGTCGACGGTTCGCTGCTTCAGGGCGACAGCGTGCGCGCGCACGTGGACGAGGCGTTCCGGCGCGACATCGTGAAAAACCACACGGCCACGCACCTCTTGCACAAGGCGCTGCGCGACGTCCTGGGGACGCACGTGGCCCAGGCCGGATCGCTCGTGGAGCCGGAGCGTTTGCGGTTTGACTTCTCTCACTTCGGGCCGCTCACGGATGAGGAACTGGCCGAGGTGGAGCGGCGCGTCAACGACGAGATCTGGCGCGATCACGCCGTGAGGATTCGCGAGATGGACTTGGACGAGGCGAAGGCGCTTGGCGCGATGGCGCTGTTCGGCGAGAAGTACGGCCAGCGCGTGCGCGTGGTCGAGGCGGGCGAGAGCATCGAGCTCTGCGGCGGTTGCCATGTGCCTAGGACGGGCGTCATTGGCCAATTCCTCATCACGTCGGAGACCGGGATCGCGAGCGGCACGCGGCGCATCGAGGCGGTCACGGGTCGTTACGCGTATCAGGTGGCGCGGGAGCGCCAGGAGCGGCTGCGCCAGGTGGCGGATGCGTTGAAGACGAACGTGACCACGGTGGTGGAGCGCGCGCAGCGCGTGGTGCAGGAGGTACGCGAGCTGGAGCGGGAACTCGAGTCGGCCAAGGCGCGCCTGGCGCACGCGCGCGTGGAGGAGCTCGTGGCGAGTGTCGAGACGGTGGCCGGGATCCCGGTCATTCGCGCCGCGCTGTCCGATCTCGACATGGACGGGCTGCGGCAGCTGGTCGACGAAGTGAAGGCTCGCGTCGACTCGGTCGTCGTGGTGCTAGGTTCCGCCTACCGCGGGAAGGTGCAGTTTGTGGCGTACGTGTCGAAGGATTGGCAGGCGCGCGGGCTGCATGCGGGCGAGATCGTCAAACAGGTGGCCGCGGTGACAGGCGGCGGTGGCGGTGGACGGCCGGACTTGGCGCAGGCGGGCGGACGCGATGCGAGCAAGCTTGGCGAGGCCGTGCAGAAGGTCGGAGAGATTCTGAAGCAGGTCGCAGGAAATCAGGCGCACTGA
- a CDS encoding MFS transporter translates to MNLLRMTMLYVPPPPFRALWASETARVFAGQIMSIVLPWMYLHLVHSSEWYGYLMAATSVPRILGAASASWFNTKRPALSVMRVASIVAAVCAVGLVTCFSFSFPRLWALLPFVLLMAFTEGVYFPAIGTAVPQMLPEESWQQANTLIQSTNQIGRMLLSFVLSPIAAKMSYWTSFSCVAALYVFTSAVLPRNQKHARPEQQEEALGIGAHGEHGDHVADHGGTTSSAETESEEAKPSSAFWRRPDFLILLGLTLGINIGYIGPTGVGIPLFVRSALHGNASTYALMVGCEAAGSVAGAFLLMMTRRYRLTVYHLLYGLYAGTFFWLVIPVLPHVAWTACFMALSMMAFTWVNIQSISLIQVWFRGPSLGAVMSVLWTASMILGPVSYAMDGALLQWLAIPTLFVASACFIGAIVTAALFCVRIRPQWLPEQP, encoded by the coding sequence GTGAATCTGTTGCGGATGACCATGCTGTATGTGCCCCCGCCGCCTTTTCGGGCCCTGTGGGCATCGGAGACCGCTCGCGTGTTTGCAGGCCAAATCATGTCCATCGTCCTGCCCTGGATGTACCTTCACCTGGTTCATTCGTCAGAATGGTACGGGTATCTCATGGCCGCGACGTCTGTTCCAAGGATCCTTGGCGCGGCGTCGGCCTCGTGGTTCAACACCAAGCGACCGGCCCTCTCTGTCATGCGCGTGGCCTCGATTGTGGCGGCCGTTTGCGCCGTAGGCCTCGTCACGTGCTTTTCCTTCTCGTTCCCCCGCCTGTGGGCACTTTTGCCGTTTGTGCTCCTGATGGCATTCACGGAAGGCGTGTATTTCCCGGCCATCGGGACGGCGGTCCCGCAGATGTTGCCTGAGGAATCTTGGCAGCAAGCCAACACCCTGATTCAAAGCACCAACCAAATCGGGCGCATGCTGCTGAGCTTCGTTCTGTCGCCCATCGCGGCCAAAATGTCCTATTGGACGTCGTTTTCATGTGTCGCTGCCTTGTACGTATTCACCAGTGCTGTGTTACCGCGAAATCAAAAGCACGCCCGCCCTGAGCAACAGGAGGAGGCTCTCGGTATCGGAGCCCACGGGGAGCATGGCGATCACGTCGCAGATCATGGAGGAACAACCTCGTCTGCGGAGACGGAATCCGAGGAGGCGAAACCCTCCAGCGCCTTCTGGCGCCGGCCCGATTTTCTCATCCTGCTCGGCCTGACCCTGGGCATCAACATTGGGTATATCGGGCCTACGGGTGTGGGCATTCCGCTGTTTGTTCGCTCCGCTCTGCACGGCAACGCGTCGACGTACGCGCTCATGGTCGGGTGCGAAGCCGCGGGATCTGTCGCAGGCGCGTTTCTGCTCATGATGACCAGGCGCTACCGGCTCACTGTATATCACTTGCTGTACGGACTCTACGCAGGCACGTTCTTTTGGCTTGTCATCCCCGTCCTTCCTCACGTCGCGTGGACCGCTTGCTTCATGGCGCTCAGCATGATGGCATTTACTTGGGTGAATATTCAGTCCATCTCCCTCATCCAAGTCTGGTTTCGCGGGCCGAGCCTTGGGGCCGTCATGTCCGTGCTGTGGACCGCCTCCATGATTCTTGGTCCTGTGTCGTACGCTATGGATGGCGCTTTGCTTCAATGGCTCGCGATTCCGACGCTCTTTGTCGCATCGGCATGTTTCATTGGCGCGATCGTCACAGCTGCGCTGTTCTGCGTTCGAATTCGACCGCAGTGGCTCCCCGAACAGCCGTAA
- a CDS encoding AI-2E family transporter: MPTGRYARAMMSIALTLLCLYLAGLLRSLFLDIWGVLSSLFYTFLASLIITYILQPAVDILHRRRVPRSAAILIVYAVIAAVLAVVVLNLIPVISRQIAQLSSSLPAITAEVSRWIDMVNSRKTYLPNALRTGIENALNQLEHRVEVAPTGLFSVVTSTLNAIFMAFVVPFLVFYMLKDAKAIGRGLVRMAPANSKHRVRLVLRAIDETLGGYVRGQFLIMLAVGVLSFIGYLIIRLPYALVLAAFLGFADIIPYLGPIIGIAPAVVIALTTSGWPMLVKVVIVNIAVQQIEGNILSPQIMGRTLHLHPMAIVAALIVGGEAGGILGLILAVPALAVIKVVWSEWRRARDPVAPKG, encoded by the coding sequence TTGCCAACGGGGCGCTATGCCCGCGCCATGATGTCCATTGCCCTGACGCTTTTGTGCCTCTACCTCGCGGGGCTTTTGCGCAGTTTGTTCCTGGACATCTGGGGCGTACTGTCGAGCCTATTTTACACGTTTCTGGCATCCCTCATCATCACGTACATCTTGCAGCCGGCCGTGGACATCCTTCACCGACGTCGGGTGCCTCGTTCTGCAGCCATTCTCATTGTGTACGCCGTGATCGCCGCCGTGCTGGCCGTCGTCGTGTTGAATCTGATTCCCGTGATTTCTCGGCAAATCGCGCAGCTTTCGAGCAGCCTGCCCGCGATCACGGCCGAGGTCAGCCGGTGGATCGACATGGTCAACAGCCGCAAGACCTACCTGCCCAACGCCTTGCGGACGGGCATCGAAAACGCGCTGAATCAGCTCGAGCATCGCGTGGAAGTGGCGCCGACGGGCCTGTTTTCCGTGGTAACGAGCACGCTCAATGCCATTTTTATGGCGTTCGTCGTCCCGTTTCTCGTGTTTTACATGTTGAAAGATGCCAAGGCCATTGGGCGCGGGTTGGTGCGAATGGCGCCCGCCAACTCCAAGCATCGCGTGCGGCTTGTCTTGCGAGCCATCGATGAGACGCTAGGCGGCTATGTGCGCGGTCAATTCCTCATTATGTTGGCCGTCGGGGTCTTGTCGTTTATTGGCTATCTCATCATCCGCCTGCCGTACGCGCTTGTTCTCGCGGCGTTCCTCGGCTTTGCCGACATCATCCCGTATCTCGGGCCGATCATCGGCATCGCGCCGGCGGTCGTCATCGCGCTGACCACCTCGGGGTGGCCGATGCTTGTCAAAGTCGTGATCGTGAATATCGCGGTTCAGCAAATTGAGGGCAATATCCTGTCTCCGCAGATCATGGGGCGGACGCTTCACCTCCACCCGATGGCCATCGTGGCGGCGCTCATCGTGGGGGGCGAAGCCGGGGGAATCCTTGGGCTCATCTTGGCGGTGCCTGCCCTCGCGGTGATCAAGGTGGTGTGGAGCGAGTGGAGAAGGGCTCGCGACCCGGTGGCGCCCAAGGGGTGA
- a CDS encoding cysteine desulfurase family protein has protein sequence MIYLDNAATTPMHPKAREAMERHLSEVYGNPSSLHRAGREARHAVEEARRFFADWLSASPRELAFTSGGTEANNLALYGAYLAQAPRRTHVVATAVEHHAVLEALERLRLFGADVTLVPVDREARVDPDDVVRALRPDTALVSVMLVNNEVGTVQPVAEIARRVKEVDPAILVHSDMVQALPMLRLSLASLGVDLASFSAHKVHGPKGVGLFYVRSGTPFVALAAGGQQEHRRRAGTEPVAAIVGFHVAMAEIAANFDAHRAHVEALCDAFWRGVESLEGVYRNSPRDAVGSILNVGFRGIRNDVLLMRLDLEGIAASAGAACTAGTLEPSHVLRAMGCEQEARESVRFSFAWQNTMEEIEKAVGIVSNVVASLRSRFTNS, from the coding sequence ATGATTTACTTGGATAATGCGGCGACCACGCCCATGCACCCAAAGGCCCGCGAGGCGATGGAGCGCCACCTGTCCGAGGTCTACGGCAATCCCTCGAGCCTGCACCGCGCCGGTCGCGAGGCGCGCCATGCCGTCGAGGAGGCGCGCCGCTTTTTCGCCGATTGGCTCTCCGCTTCCCCGCGCGAGCTCGCCTTCACGAGCGGTGGCACCGAGGCGAACAACCTCGCCCTGTACGGCGCCTACTTGGCGCAGGCGCCGCGCCGAACCCACGTCGTGGCAACCGCCGTCGAACACCACGCCGTGCTCGAGGCACTCGAGCGCTTGCGCCTGTTCGGCGCCGATGTGACGCTCGTGCCCGTAGACAGGGAGGCGCGAGTGGATCCCGACGATGTCGTCCGCGCACTCCGTCCAGACACGGCCCTTGTGAGCGTGATGCTGGTCAACAACGAGGTGGGCACCGTGCAGCCCGTGGCGGAGATCGCGCGGCGCGTCAAGGAAGTCGATCCCGCCATTCTCGTGCACAGCGACATGGTGCAGGCGCTTCCCATGCTCCGGCTCTCCCTTGCCTCCCTGGGGGTGGACCTCGCCTCGTTTTCAGCCCACAAGGTCCACGGTCCGAAGGGCGTGGGCCTCTTCTACGTTCGATCCGGCACGCCTTTTGTGGCGCTTGCCGCAGGGGGCCAACAGGAGCACCGGCGGAGAGCAGGCACTGAGCCTGTGGCGGCGATCGTCGGGTTTCACGTGGCGATGGCCGAGATCGCAGCGAACTTTGACGCCCATCGAGCCCACGTCGAGGCGCTTTGCGATGCGTTTTGGCGCGGGGTCGAGTCCCTCGAAGGGGTGTATCGCAACAGCCCGCGCGATGCGGTTGGCTCCATCTTGAACGTGGGTTTTCGCGGGATTCGCAACGATGTCCTGCTGATGCGCCTCGATCTCGAGGGGATCGCTGCCAGTGCGGGTGCGGCATGCACGGCCGGCACGCTCGAGCCCAGCCATGTGCTCCGCGCCATGGGATGCGAGCAGGAAGCGCGCGAATCCGTCCGCTTCAGTTTCGCTTGGCAAAACACCATGGAAGAGATTGAGAAGGCGGTAGGCATCGTGTCGAATGTCGTCGCTTCTCTGCGATCACGTTTCACAAATTCGTGA